A portion of the Juglans microcarpa x Juglans regia isolate MS1-56 chromosome 1D, Jm3101_v1.0, whole genome shotgun sequence genome contains these proteins:
- the LOC121241705 gene encoding pentatricopeptide repeat-containing protein At2g36980, mitochondrial — MHSDLFHITSKIADLARTGRIKCARKLFDEMSHRDTVAWNAMLTGYSQLGLHQEALSLFGHMRIANTKPDHYSFTTTLSACAAACDLTHGIKVHALVIVSGFRTSLPVGNSLIDMYGKCSSPSRSRKVFEEMQSRNEVTWCSLLSAHANSCQFEPAREVFYMMPKRVEIAWNIMIAGLARCGEVELCLNLFKEMRESLCWPDQWTLSALMKACSESSEFSYGCMVHGIIIKTGWMSAVEAKNSVLSFYARLGCQDDAMKVFQSLETLTQVSWNAIIDAHMKVGDTQEALLVFQKSPENNLVSWTSMITGYSRNGHGDKALWFFVDMVKNGAQPDDFSFGAVLHACSSLAIVGHGKMVHGCIIHYGFHAHVYVGNGLVNMYAKCGDLEGSSRAFNEILNKDLVSWNAMLFGFGLHGRASQALWLYEQMVESGVKPDKVTFIGLLMTCSHLGLIEKGRFFFQSMGSVHGISHEMDHVTCMVDMLSRGGFLAEATELANMYTGTGSTETCSSEVLLGACHAHGDVGLGTYIGEASKILDSQKEVGYVVLSNLYCASGQWKEAEMIRKAMSDHGVKKTPGCSWIEARNKVTAFVAGSHSHPYLQDICKILHILEFEMKNPSFIGFEN; from the coding sequence ATGCACTCCGATTTGTTCCATATTACATCTAAGATCGCCGACCTTGCCCGAACGGGTCGAATTAAATGCGCTCGGAAACTGTTCGACGAGATGTCCCACAGAGATACAGTCGCTTGGAACGCAATGCTCACTGGCTATTCTCAACTGGGTCTTCACCAAGAGGCGCTCTCTCTTTTCGGCCACATGAGAATCGCCAACACCAAACCCGATCATTACTCCTTCACCACAACTTTGAGTGCGTGTGCAGCTGCGTGTGACCTTACACACGGAATAAAAGTCCATGCTTTGGTTATTGTTTCAGGTTTCCGAACTTCATTACCCGTCGGTAACTCGCTAATTGACATGTATGGGAAGTGTTCGAGTCCTTCGAGATCTAGAAAAGTTTTTGAAGAAATGCAAAGCAGGAATGAAGTAACATGGTGCTCACTCTTGTCTGCGCATGCAAATTCTTGTCAATTTGAGCCTGCTCGTGAAGTGTTTTACATGATGCCGAAAAGAGTAGAAATCGCTTGGAATATTATGATTGCTGGTCTTGCTCGATGTGGTGAAGttgaattatgtttgaattTGTTTAAAGAGATGCGAGAGAGTTTGTGTTGGCCAGACCAGTGGACATTGAGTGCCCTCATGAAGGCGTGTTCTGAATCATCTGAATTCTCATACGGATGCATGGTGCATGGAATTATTATTAAGACTGGTTGGATGTCTGCAGTGGAGGCAAAGAACTCAGTTTTAAGCTTTTATGCTAGACTAGGTTGCCAGGATGATGCTATGAAGGTGTTTCAGTCCCTCGAAACGCTAACTCAGGTTTCTTGGAATGCGATCATTGATGCCCATATGAAAGTAGGGGATACCCAGGAGGCCCTTCTTGTTTTTCAGAAATCGCCTGAGAATAATCTAGTTTCATGGACATCTATGATCACAGGGTACTCACGAAATGGGCATGGAGATAAAGCTCTTTGGTTCTTTGTCGATATGGTGAAAAATGGTGCTCAGCCTGATGATTTTTCATTTGGTGCAGTCCTTCATGCATGTTCTAGCCTGGCAATAGTAGGGCATGGTAAAATGGTTCATGGTTGCATAATTCACTACGGTTTCCATGCTCATGTCTATGTTGGCAACGGGTTGGTTAACATGTATGCTAAGTGTGGTGATTTAGAAGGGTCAAGCCGTGCATTTAATGAGATTCTTAACAAGGACCTGGTCTCTTGGAATGCAATGTTGTTTGGATTTGGATTACATGGACGCGCAAGCCAAGCTCTATGGCTTTATGAACAAATGGTAGAATCTGGTGTGAAACCAGACAAAGTGACTTTCATCGGCCTGTTGATGACTTGCAGTCACCTAGGGCTTATAGAGAAAGGTCGCTTTTTCTTTCAATCAATGGGTTCAGTTCATGGGATTTCTCATGAAATGGATCATGTGACATGCATGGTGGACATGCTTTCCCGAGGTGGGTTCTTGGCAGAAGCAACAGAGTTGGCTAATATGTACACAGGAACAGGGAGTACGGAAACCTGCTCGTCTGAGGTTCTGCTTGGAGCATGTCATGCGCATGGGGATGTAGGTTTAGGGACATATATTGGGGAAGCTTCAAAGATTTTAGATTCTCAGAAGGAGGTAGGTTATGTGGTTTTGTCAAATCTGTATTGTGCAAGTGGGCAGTGGAAGGAAGCAGAGATGATTAGAAAGGCAATGTCGGATCACGGTGTGAAAAAAACGCCTGGTTGTAGTTGGATTGAAGCACGAAACAAGGTGACTGCTTTTGTTGCTGGGAGCCATTCACATCCATACCTGCAAGATATCTGTAAAATATTGCACATCcttgaatttgaaatgaaaaatccatcctttattggttttgaaaattga